In the genome of Acidobacteriota bacterium, the window AATACAAGAGCTTTGATGGAATGCCCATCCACTGGAGAGCCGTGAAGAGCTGGAAGGCTTCACTCTGATCGACCCGGAAATCCAGTCCTCCGTGAACGACGAGCATCGGCGTCTTGAAATTTTTCACATGACTTCCGGGCGAGAGATGTTTGTACAGCTCCGGGTTGGTCCATGGAGTCCCTTTGAACTCCCACTCGGGAAACCAGAGCTCTTCCGTCGTCCCGTACATGCTTGCAAGGTTGAAGATGCCGTCATGACTGATGAGGCATCTGAAGCGATCGGTGTGCCCCGCAATCCAGTTGATCATGTAACCGCCGTAGGAAGCTCCCGCCGCGGCTATTCTGTCTTTATCAATGAAAGGATAGTTTTCGAGAGCGAAATCAACGCCTTTCATGATGTCCTCATAGACCTTCCCTCCCCAGTCGCCGCTGATCTCGTCACAAAACTTCTGGCCGAAGCCGGTGCTTCCTCTCGGGTTGATCATGACGACAACATATCCCGGAGAGGCGAACATCTGGCCGTTCCATCGATAATGGAACTCGTCGTTCCAGGCTCCCTGAGGGCCTCCATGGATTAAAAAGACAGCCGGATATTTCTTTGATGCATCGAACGCGGGCGGCTTGAGAAGAAAGGCATGCACCTTCGCCTTCTCCGCTCCCTCGAACCAGAACTCCTCCAGCTTGTTCATCTCTATCGTCGCCAGGAGTTTATCATTCACGCTGGTTATCTTTTTCAAGCCTTTTCCATCGACCCCGATCGTGAAGATTTCGGAAGGCATATCGGCAGTCTGTCTCAGGAAGAGAAGTTTCTTTCCATCGGGAGTGATTCTCAGGCTTGTGTTCGTTCCCTGCTGAAAAATTCTTTCTATATTGCCCGCGGGAACGGAAATCCTAAAGATCGAATGCCCACCATTCTCAGCGCATTCGAAATAGATGATCCTGCTGTCTGGCGACCAGACAACATCTCCGACGGAACTATCGAAAGTCCCGGCCTGCCCGTCCGTCAGATCGATTGTCTCACCGCTTTTCCTGTCATAGAGCATCAGGGAATATTTATCGGCTTCGAACCCCGGCCTTGCCATCGCGCGGTAAGCGATGTATCTCCCATCGGGAGAATAAACCGGCTGGTTGTCCGTCGCTTTGTTGGTCGTAATCCGTTTTTCCGCGCCCCCTTCGACCGGGATGATGAAGATGTCGTTATTCGTGCTTCGAGCGACGACCGGGTCGGTGTTCTTGACGAAAGCGATCTCTTTCCCGTCCGGAGAGAAGGCATAGTCAGCAGCTCCGCCAAGGTCGAGCGGTGGAACGTCAAAATCTCCTGGTGTCAGGTCTTTCGCTTCTCCGCTTACCCTTTCGCCATCTGCAGGAACGATGAAGAGATGGCTTCTCGTCCTGTCCGCCCAGCGATTCCAGATCCGGAAGAAGAGCGATTCGATGATCTTGGCTTTAACCTGGCTTTTGTCCCTTGCATCATTTTTTTCCTTGTTGCACTTATCGTCGGGGCAGTCGGGATAGACATTGGAAGTAAAGGCGAGATGTTTGCCATCAGGCGACCAGAGGACTCCGGAAGCTCCAGTTGAGAGGCTCGTCTCTTTCCTCGCTTCTCCCCCCTCGATCGAGATGAGGTAAACCTGAGATTCTCCATCCCTGTCCGAGATGAAAGCAATCTTCTTCCCGTCGTGCGACCAGACCGGTGAAGAATCGCCTCCCTGGCTATTGGTGAGCTGTCTCGCCTCACCCCCATCCACCGGCGCCAGCCAGATATCGCTATTCGATTTGTTCTCGTCCTTTGAATAGTAAGTCACCGTGAAAGCCACCGTTCTGCCATCCGGCGAAATCGCAGGAGCACTCAGCCTGCCAAATGAAAACAGATCATCAAAGGTTATGGCATGCCTTTCTGTTACACCCACTGTCGCTTCCACTGAAGTTGCAGAGGCCTTTTCTTCTATTCCTACTGAAGCTGCAGGTTGAGTCTCCATGCTAGAAGCCATACCTAAAAACGCTGATATAAGAATCAAGATGATCAGCGCATATCCCAATGTATATCTCAATCGAATCTTCATAGAAGCTCCTTATCTGTTCAAGTGCACCTTTTTGTATATGCTTTGGTATGATCCGTTCAAAATTGCTTTGGGCGCGCGCTTTCTCATGATCCGATCAAAGCCAACAGGGGTTCATTTAAGCCGGATATGAATGGTCTTTTCTTTTGAATTGAGATCGAATTTCACTTTCTCGAACCGAGGCATCTTGAAGAAGATTCTGACATTGTTCGAGAAGCCGAGGGGCTCCTTCGGGATGCCAAAGACGCCTCTATCAATTTTCATATTTCCATTCTCGTCATGATACGCCGTGATGGCATATTCGCCAAAGGGGAGATTGTAGACAACCCATCGGGCAATTCCATCCAGAACGCTCACTTCTCCCATCCGGACAGGGCACATCTTCTCGAAGTTCTCTCTGGAATTGAACAGAACCAGTTCAACATCGCCTATATCATCCTTCGTTCCCGTAACGCTGACAACGAGCTTCCCCGTCTTCTCGAAGCTCTGGACAGGTGATCCGGAACTTTCAAGAGTCCACTGGTAGCGGCTCAAAGCCTCCAGTTCTTCATCGGTGAAGGCCAGTCCCAGCTTTCTGCAGGTCTTCATGATGAGGTTCCTGTTCAGCTCAGGGCTATAGTCATGAAATCGACCAGAGATGTCCCCGGAATAGAAATTATTCATATCGATGGTTTGGACCGCGGTGTTCGGGTCAAAGTTAAAAGAAGAAAGGTCGATTTCCTTGATGGGTTTTTGCTCGGATGTCCTGTAAGATATCCTGAGCTTTTTAAGGTCAAAAACGATCGTCCAGCGCGTGATGCCCGTCGAGACTTCGGACAGTACGTTGAAGGCATAATCCACAGCATTCAGACCTGGTCTGGATTCATCAAAGTAGTATTTTTTCAATAATTCCGCGGCTGTTTTGAACCGATTCAGCGAACTCCATTTGGGGGCACTCTGAAGCCGATTCGGATTTTCAAGATACTTGACCGACCTCGCGTAGGTGCTGTTTGTGCCGACTCCATGAGGGAGCGCCTCTCCACTGTGGACGACCATCTTGCCGTTAAGGAATTCGATGATGGCTGTCTTTCCGGAAGCGTCCACCACGAAATAGCGCAGGTTGGCAAAGACCGGCACGATGAAGACCGCGGAATCGCTCTTGATGACTTCATCAACGGAACCGTGGTTATCCAGTTGATACTGGATCCACTGTAATTCATTCAGGGTAGCTCCCGAATCACGAGACGGGTATTCCGTATCATCCAGCCATGCCGGACAGATGACCAGACCCTTCTCATTCATCCCGCCATTGGGGAACTCCTTCCCGTACTGATTGAAGGTGACACTTCCGTACCTTGATATCCATCGGGCAGGCCGGCCTGCACCCGTCACCAAGGCCATTTTTTGCACATCCCGTTTATTAATTATGATGAACGCATCGTAGAAGAACCAGTCATAGTTGTATCCCAGGACGATCTCTTCGCCAGGTTTCAAGCATATATGGGTGCAGGCATGGGATTCCGGGAAAAGGATCAGTCCGTTCAAAATGAAGCTCATCAGAGCGAGCAGTGTCATCGTTTTCATGAATGTTGCCCTGGAACCAGCTCGTTGACCTTCTCGATGGTTCATCGGCCCTTTGATTCTCATCAACTCGATACCGTGAGAAATTTTTGCTTTGTATTGTAATGCACACCTCCATCAAGTCAATGAGATATCCATCTCTATCGGTTTTTATTCGATTATGGCTTTCCACCGCTTGAAGCTTGATCGAGGAGCGGTAACAATGCCTTGAAAAAGCTGGATTGAAGCAGATCCACTACGGGCAATCGCCACCACCGGAAGCGATCTCGGCATCGCGACCTTCACGCCGCACCGGATCAGTCGTCGTGTCGTAGGTTCCATAGCTTGTTCCGTTCTGCGATCGCACTACGTAATAGAACCCCTGACCCGAAGGGGGAATCGCGCTGTCCGTGTATTCGGGATTGCTCAAGTCATTCTGGAAACACCACCCGCTGTAAATCCCCTTCTCATTCCTCATCGTCATGAGGTCTCCCTTTATGATGTCAAAGACGGTGCCTGCAAGCGGCGATGGATTCCAGTAGAAATCCTGCTTGTTTGGCTTGAACTTAAGTCCCGTAACAATACCCGGTCCGAGCATCGCCTCGTTTGTGAAACGTGTGATGATCGCTCCTGAAGAGGTCAGAGATACCTCGTATCGAATGAGAACAGCCGCATCGTCCTCATCAACGGCAACATCCAGATCTGCCTGGAAGCCAGGGTCAAGAGTGATGGGGCCTGCAGGGTCCGGTATCCACTTCGCGATGAGGTCCCAGTTCAGGTCATCTAGCGGGACAAGCGTATCCTGCACGGCATAATCACGTCTGATAGTGACCGCTTCACTAAATGTGTCAGAGAGCTGCACGACATCCCTGACGAAGCTTCCCGGTGGTACGAGCCAGAACTGCCAGGGA includes:
- a CDS encoding S9 family peptidase, translating into MKIRLRYTLGYALIILILISAFLGMASSMETQPAASVGIEEKASATSVEATVGVTERHAITFDDLFSFGRLSAPAISPDGRTVAFTVTYYSKDENKSNSDIWLAPVDGGEARQLTNSQGGDSSPVWSHDGKKIAFISDRDGESQVYLISIEGGEARKETSLSTGASGVLWSPDGKHLAFTSNVYPDCPDDKCNKEKNDARDKSQVKAKIIESLFFRIWNRWADRTRSHLFIVPADGERVSGEAKDLTPGDFDVPPLDLGGAADYAFSPDGKEIAFVKNTDPVVARSTNNDIFIIPVEGGAEKRITTNKATDNQPVYSPDGRYIAYRAMARPGFEADKYSLMLYDRKSGETIDLTDGQAGTFDSSVGDVVWSPDSRIIYFECAENGGHSIFRISVPAGNIERIFQQGTNTSLRITPDGKKLLFLRQTADMPSEIFTIGVDGKGLKKITSVNDKLLATIEMNKLEEFWFEGAEKAKVHAFLLKPPAFDASKKYPAVFLIHGGPQGAWNDEFHYRWNGQMFASPGYVVVMINPRGSTGFGQKFCDEISGDWGGKVYEDIMKGVDFALENYPFIDKDRIAAAGASYGGYMINWIAGHTDRFRCLISHDGIFNLASMYGTTEELWFPEWEFKGTPWTNPELYKHLSPGSHVKNFKTPMLVVHGGLDFRVDQSEAFQLFTALQWMGIPSKLLYFPDEGHFVLKPKNAELWWKTVHGWLARWLQ
- a CDS encoding DUF2141 domain-containing protein → MNHREGQRAGSRATFMKTMTLLALMSFILNGLILFPESHACTHICLKPGEEIVLGYNYDWFFYDAFIIINKRDVQKMALVTGAGRPARWISRYGSVTFNQYGKEFPNGGMNEKGLVICPAWLDDTEYPSRDSGATLNELQWIQYQLDNHGSVDEVIKSDSAVFIVPVFANLRYFVVDASGKTAIIEFLNGKMVVHSGEALPHGVGTNSTYARSVKYLENPNRLQSAPKWSSLNRFKTAAELLKKYYFDESRPGLNAVDYAFNVLSEVSTGITRWTIVFDLKKLRISYRTSEQKPIKEIDLSSFNFDPNTAVQTIDMNNFYSGDISGRFHDYSPELNRNLIMKTCRKLGLAFTDEELEALSRYQWTLESSGSPVQSFEKTGKLVVSVTGTKDDIGDVELVLFNSRENFEKMCPVRMGEVSVLDGIARWVVYNLPFGEYAITAYHDENGNMKIDRGVFGIPKEPLGFSNNVRIFFKMPRFEKVKFDLNSKEKTIHIRLK